From Aegilops tauschii subsp. strangulata cultivar AL8/78 chromosome 5, Aet v6.0, whole genome shotgun sequence:
CGGCGGCGGCTCTCTCGGCGTTGGTAGACATGGTGATGATGCAACGGACGTGGACAAAGAGGAAGTAGTCGATCGGTGACGAGCAGTCACGTAGTCGCCCCCCAAAACCTAATCGCCCCTTTCCCTTACAGGATCCGGAGAGGCAGGGTTTTGGAGGCCTGCTCTCTCGTCAGCTGTGTACGCGGTGAACGTGATGGAGTCGCTGGCGGTAGCAGCAGCAAAGGGAACGACATGGGCGGTgcgcgtggagcagatgtgatTTGTTCGTGGCGGCTAGGTTGGCCAACGCCTCACATATATATGTGCGTCCAGGTGGAGAGACGTGAGCTTGACCCACGTCCGAGTCCGTGACAACCCACGATTcgacgtctcagatcgtggcccagcTATCAAAGACCCTCCATTTCTGACCGGCAAAAATAAGCGCATAGGCGGATGAAGAGTGCGCGAGGGCCTATTCTCTTCTCAATCTTCAATAGCATGCGGAAGAAAATCCCTCATAACGAGGTCCAACTTCTTCTCCACTAGCGGGTTGAGACTAAACTTCCCATCATCCTTTATTACGAAACCCTACATAGACCCTTAAAGATTTTTCTGAAATTGTTAGATGGGCCTAAAGCCCACCCCATATTTCAACGGCGATGTTGTGTCATGTTTTGAGTGGGCTTGGCCATACGACATGAGTGAGTGTGGCCCTGTTGTGTCGTTGTTTGAGTGGGCTTGGTGCACAGTCTGAATTGATTTCATTTGTTTTTTCTAATTAACTGGACAACAATCTTCTTAAGTAGTGAAGCGGACAAAAAAATGCCTCACGTTTTGGGAAgttaaaattttgaaaaaataacAGAGTCAAAACGGCGAGGTTACCTATACAGTCCAGGCAGCAGCTACGTACGATACACGATACGATCGACTAGTTACTTGCAACCAGAGATGCTCCCCTACCATGAAGAGATGGCACTGCATTTGAAGATAGACCAAGACAGTCAGTGCACCTTCCCGAGAACGTGTGACTGAGCCAGACAGCCAGTTGAGAAATGATGGGACGAATAATCAAGACGGTTGAGCAGATCGAAGCTGCAGCGCCGGCCAGCCCCCTCTTCTCACCTAAATACAGAAACTTGGAGCTATCGCCATGCGAAGCTCTTCCCTTTTTGAATTGACAACGCACGTACAAACATTCTTAATCTAGCCAACAACCAGCCTAATCACGTTCGCGCTTTGAGCTCTATAAATTGCCAGGCATTGACCCATGTCCATGCATCGCAGCAGAGCAGAAGAACCATCTTGCAATCACCTCCCAGACACGAGAAAAAAAGTCTGTTACTAGTACCTAGCTAGCTAGCCCTAGCCATGGCTTCCAACGGGAGCATGTTGGCCATCATCATGGCATGCGCGCTCCTCCTCGCCGGCAGCACGTGCCACGCCGCCCGCAACCTGGCCGACACGACGCCGGTTGCTAGTGCCGTCCCTGGACTGCCGGCCGTGCCGACCTTACCCGCCGTGCCCACGGACACGGTCACCCTGATGCCACCTATGCCGTCGGTCACCCTCCCCACCGTGCCGCAGGTGACCCTGCCGCCCATGCCGGCCATCATCGTGCCCAAGGCGGTGCTGCCGCCGATGCCCAAGGTCACCCTCCCCACAGTGACGATGGCGCCGATGCCCGCGATTGTCGTGCCCAAGGTGACGCTGCCGCCGTTGCCCTTCGTCCCGAATGTGAACGTGCCTATGCCGTTTGCGGCGCCACCCCCGTCGGCGTAGGTGCGGCCACGCGGCGGTGCTCTCGCCCTGTCCATGATGTATTGATGGGGCGCCTTCCATGTGAGAGTGGCGTCAGGTCACTCCGTGGTCACGACACATATGTTCTTACGTGCAAGCTCTGCGTTTTAAGCGTGATGTAGCAGTAGATCCTACGTTTTGTTTACGTCTCAGTGTATGTATTCTTAGTCTGTTGCTGCTAGTGTTTGACTGTTAGGGGTTGTCCCAGTGTCTATATGTAATTGTTCACCAGTCACAAAAGTTTCATATTTTCTAGAGATGATTTTTGTCAGCCTTTTCACTTATAACTGATTAATTGAACATGCAGTCTCCTTTTGACAGATTCGGAATGAGTAACCAAAGCTTCGTCTTGTCTCCTCACGTAAACTTCCGTTTGGCACCACTTAATGTCGCCGGAACCCTACCATTGTTGTCAATGACCGTGTTCTTTTTTAAAACCATCGCCGTTTGTACTGTTGTTAGTGTCACTGACTGATGTTAAGATCTTGATGAAAGCACAGCACAAGCGTAAAGGCTACTTCTTTTATTTAAAACATTTGAACATGAGCCACAAAAAAGAAGTTTTGAACACAAGACACTAGTGTCAAtcagggcatctccaacgctatCCCCTAATTTGCCCTTATATGTTCGAACTTGACGGTCCGAACACTTTTATACCTCCAACGATATCCCTTCTTTGTCCGTGGTCTTAACCGGATGTCTGAAATCCCCTAGTATATCTCCAAATCGGGGGTTATATAGGCGTGTCCGGATGTGTTCCCAAACACCGCCAACTTAGCATATATAAGATGACTCCAAGGCCATCACAAACTCATTTTTATTCTCTTCTccttctctctcctctctccATTGGACAAAGGGGTGAATAATTGAGGGATAGTGTTGGACGGCCGAGCACAAAGGACATCATGGCGGTGTGTTTCACCTTGCCTGCCAAGCCCAACTGCCCAAGCATGTTTCTGCCAGGGCCATCCACCAAACACTCAGATGTTGGCCACCAATTTCCTCCCTTTTTTCCCACTCAAATAGTTGAGGTTGTCACGGGAGCTTATACCATCGTAAATGCACTTTGCAAAAAGTTAAGTTCACATTACAACTGACTTAAGTAGTTGAACGGATGAACATGACGGAGTAAGAACGAAAACAACATTGAAATGTCATGAAATCGTCATCTCTACACCAAAACGCCCAAGTCGGCCTAAAAGACTACACAAACAACCCTCACTAAAAGGGGCGTGCTAGAAAAATCTGAGGTACATGTCGATTTACCGAGCACTAAGTAATTATAACACGAGTGCCGCTGAAATTTGTTAACAATGTTCACCAAATATCTGAAGTTTACCATGGATTGACTATTCAAAATAAATTAG
This genomic window contains:
- the LOC109781378 gene encoding uncharacterized protein, with the protein product MASNGSMLAIIMACALLLAGSTCHAARNLADTTPVASAVPGLPAVPTLPAVPTDTVTLMPPMPSVTLPTVPQVTLPPMPAIIVPKAVLPPMPKVTLPTVTMAPMPAIVVPKVTLPPLPFVPNVNVPMPFAAPPPSA